A genomic region of Eucalyptus grandis isolate ANBG69807.140 chromosome 5, ASM1654582v1, whole genome shotgun sequence contains the following coding sequences:
- the LOC104444811 gene encoding pterin-4-alpha-carbinolamine dehydratase 2, mitochondrial isoform X3, with the protein MIAWVRWCQFFWSELRICGSTITQVNQIFQNHVALSSSRKLQGGFRTFSTSEDFSAKKCVPCNAKDLRPMTEETANELISKVPDWNLVNESGVLKLNRSWKVKSFLKGLELFRLVAEVAESEGHHPDLHLVGWNNVTIEIWTHAVGGLTENDFILAAKINGLPLQDLLRRKAKN; encoded by the exons ATGATAGCGTGGGTGAGatggtgtcaatttttttggtcagaactTCGTATTTGCGGCAG CACAATCACTCAAGTAAACCAGATATTCCAGAATCATGTGGCACTATCGTCAAGTAGGAAGTTGCAGGGTggatttagaactttttctaCTAGTGAAG ATTTTTCGGCAAAAAAGTGTGTACCATGCAACGCAAAGGACTTGAGGCCCATGACTGAAGAAACTGCCAATGAACTAATTTCTAAG GTACCTGATTGGAACCTGGTGAATGAAAGTGGTGTTCTGAAGCTGAATCGTTCTTGGAAAGTGAAGAGTTTCCTTAAAGGACTGGAATTGTTCAGGCTTGTAGCTGAAGTTGCAGAATCAGAAG GTCATCATCCTGATCTGCATCTTGTTGGATGGAATAATGTTACTATTGAAATATGGACGCATGCAGTTG GTGGATTGACAGAAAATGACTTCATACTCGCTGCTAAGATCAATGGACTGCCCCTGCAAGATCTGTTGAGGAGGAAAGCCAAGAACTGA
- the LOC104444811 gene encoding pterin-4-alpha-carbinolamine dehydratase 2, mitochondrial isoform X1, with protein MSRMIHALSKPQAQVHLLLASFLPHPFFSFFLRFVPSFLRQVRLVSLFQRLRAGHGCTITQVNQIFQNHVALSSSRKLQGGFRTFSTSEDFSAKKCVPCNAKDLRPMTEETANELISKVPDWNLVNESGVLKLNRSWKVKSFLKGLELFRLVAEVAESEGHHPDLHLVGWNNVTIEIWTHAVGGLTENDFILAAKINGLPLQDLLRRKAKN; from the exons ATGTCGCGGATGATCCACGCTCTCTCCAAACCTCAAGCTCAGGTGCATCTTCTTCTCGCGTCCTTCCTCCCTCATcctttcttctcattcttcctTCGTTTCGTGCCTTCGTTTCTTCGCCAGGTGAGGCTGGTGTCACTGTTCCAGCGGCTGCGAGCTGGTCATGGATG CACAATCACTCAAGTAAACCAGATATTCCAGAATCATGTGGCACTATCGTCAAGTAGGAAGTTGCAGGGTggatttagaactttttctaCTAGTGAAG ATTTTTCGGCAAAAAAGTGTGTACCATGCAACGCAAAGGACTTGAGGCCCATGACTGAAGAAACTGCCAATGAACTAATTTCTAAG GTACCTGATTGGAACCTGGTGAATGAAAGTGGTGTTCTGAAGCTGAATCGTTCTTGGAAAGTGAAGAGTTTCCTTAAAGGACTGGAATTGTTCAGGCTTGTAGCTGAAGTTGCAGAATCAGAAG GTCATCATCCTGATCTGCATCTTGTTGGATGGAATAATGTTACTATTGAAATATGGACGCATGCAGTTG GTGGATTGACAGAAAATGACTTCATACTCGCTGCTAAGATCAATGGACTGCCCCTGCAAGATCTGTTGAGGAGGAAAGCCAAGAACTGA
- the LOC104444811 gene encoding pterin-4-alpha-carbinolamine dehydratase 2, mitochondrial isoform X2, with the protein MSRMIHALSKPQAQVRLVSLFQRLRAGHGCTITQVNQIFQNHVALSSSRKLQGGFRTFSTSEDFSAKKCVPCNAKDLRPMTEETANELISKVPDWNLVNESGVLKLNRSWKVKSFLKGLELFRLVAEVAESEGHHPDLHLVGWNNVTIEIWTHAVGGLTENDFILAAKINGLPLQDLLRRKAKN; encoded by the exons ATGTCGCGGATGATCCACGCTCTCTCCAAACCTCAAGCTCAG GTGAGGCTGGTGTCACTGTTCCAGCGGCTGCGAGCTGGTCATGGATG CACAATCACTCAAGTAAACCAGATATTCCAGAATCATGTGGCACTATCGTCAAGTAGGAAGTTGCAGGGTggatttagaactttttctaCTAGTGAAG ATTTTTCGGCAAAAAAGTGTGTACCATGCAACGCAAAGGACTTGAGGCCCATGACTGAAGAAACTGCCAATGAACTAATTTCTAAG GTACCTGATTGGAACCTGGTGAATGAAAGTGGTGTTCTGAAGCTGAATCGTTCTTGGAAAGTGAAGAGTTTCCTTAAAGGACTGGAATTGTTCAGGCTTGTAGCTGAAGTTGCAGAATCAGAAG GTCATCATCCTGATCTGCATCTTGTTGGATGGAATAATGTTACTATTGAAATATGGACGCATGCAGTTG GTGGATTGACAGAAAATGACTTCATACTCGCTGCTAAGATCAATGGACTGCCCCTGCAAGATCTGTTGAGGAGGAAAGCCAAGAACTGA